Proteins from one Mesotoga infera genomic window:
- the oraE gene encoding D-ornithine 4,5-aminomutase subunit OraE yields MLLPNEKLRVEEILKDLEKYSPRRKGWAWRKQLPAGTRVDGFTYNQISEPLKNGIGLPAAHYFENIDPQPDPVITSEIASGRFEDDIRRMRMAAWHGADHIMVIRTLGQSHIDGLIEGTPEGIGGIPITRKQLRATRKALDIIEDEVGRPINFHSYVSGVAGPEIAVLFAEEGVNGAHQDPQYNVLYRGINPIRSFVDAAVAKKIMASVDMLQIDGAHNANASSKSAWKVMPELLVQHAINCAFSIRVGMKKDLIALSTVPPVTAPAPEFRLNFIYALTLRELFKEYRFRAQMNTRYIESDLLDATRIHVLDTLISRLTKADIQSTITPDEGRNVPWHINSIRGIETAKHTLLALDGIKDLVKVNEEAVRPQIREMKMRAILMMEEIIESGGYFEAVEQGFFVDNGQYPERNGDGIARMKEGGIGAGTVVAREDDYYAPVCEHFGYNNIPEGLNRPDEPIGMCTLEDRSKIKYIDELDESDNVNLRITTQLEDRKAGLIGPEVEWWSDGWVQLDLTIPDDLDHAEAAALEIARRMGLQEATVISKTVLHPVEGTYLELKARVPFKIERESLELPKKPDLLEPEEINGYLKEVPMKVVAGTVGNDEHSVGIREILDIKHGGIEKYGFKYTYLGTSVNPEKFIDAAIETGADAILVSTIITHNDVHIDNMKKISELSIEKGVRDKLILVSGGTQITNELAVECGMDAGFGRGTKGIHVASFLVKKKREMRKADTGVS; encoded by the coding sequence ATGCTGTTGCCGAATGAAAAATTGAGAGTCGAAGAGATCCTGAAGGACCTTGAAAAATACTCTCCGCGAAGAAAAGGCTGGGCATGGCGAAAGCAACTTCCTGCTGGCACACGAGTCGATGGCTTCACCTACAATCAAATCAGCGAACCTCTGAAAAACGGTATAGGACTCCCTGCGGCACATTATTTCGAAAATATCGATCCCCAGCCCGATCCGGTGATCACCTCGGAAATCGCTTCAGGACGCTTCGAGGACGACATTCGAAGAATGAGGATGGCTGCCTGGCATGGGGCTGATCACATAATGGTTATAAGAACGCTCGGTCAGAGCCACATAGATGGTTTGATCGAGGGAACGCCCGAGGGAATCGGAGGCATCCCGATCACCAGAAAACAGCTTCGGGCGACCCGAAAGGCACTCGATATTATCGAAGACGAAGTGGGCCGTCCGATAAACTTCCACTCTTACGTCAGCGGTGTGGCCGGTCCAGAGATAGCCGTTCTCTTCGCCGAAGAGGGAGTCAACGGTGCCCACCAGGACCCCCAGTACAATGTTCTCTACAGGGGAATCAACCCCATAAGATCTTTTGTGGACGCGGCCGTAGCGAAGAAGATCATGGCCAGTGTCGATATGCTCCAAATCGATGGAGCGCACAACGCGAATGCCTCTTCAAAGAGTGCCTGGAAAGTCATGCCGGAACTTCTAGTCCAGCATGCCATAAATTGCGCCTTCTCGATCAGAGTCGGAATGAAAAAGGATCTGATCGCCCTCTCAACGGTGCCGCCAGTTACGGCTCCGGCCCCGGAATTCAGACTGAACTTCATTTATGCACTGACGTTGAGAGAACTCTTTAAAGAATATCGTTTCAGAGCCCAGATGAACACCCGTTACATTGAATCGGACCTTCTGGACGCGACACGTATCCATGTTCTGGATACACTGATATCTCGTCTGACCAAAGCCGATATACAATCCACGATAACCCCCGATGAAGGCAGAAACGTGCCCTGGCACATAAACTCAATAAGGGGTATAGAAACAGCGAAACATACTCTTCTGGCCCTGGATGGTATAAAGGACCTCGTAAAGGTAAATGAAGAGGCTGTAAGACCTCAGATAAGAGAAATGAAGATGCGAGCCATCCTTATGATGGAGGAGATAATAGAATCGGGAGGCTACTTCGAAGCCGTAGAGCAAGGCTTCTTCGTTGACAACGGACAGTACCCCGAACGAAATGGAGACGGGATAGCCAGGATGAAAGAAGGCGGCATCGGAGCCGGTACCGTCGTGGCAAGAGAGGATGATTATTACGCGCCCGTCTGCGAACACTTTGGGTATAATAACATACCAGAGGGCTTGAATAGACCCGATGAACCGATAGGTATGTGTACTCTAGAAGATAGGAGTAAGATCAAGTATATAGATGAGCTAGACGAAAGTGACAATGTGAATCTGAGAATCACTACGCAGCTTGAGGATAGAAAGGCCGGGCTGATAGGACCGGAAGTGGAATGGTGGAGTGACGGTTGGGTACAGTTAGATCTCACAATACCAGACGATCTGGATCATGCAGAGGCCGCGGCTCTGGAAATTGCAAGAAGAATGGGTCTGCAGGAGGCTACTGTAATAAGCAAGACCGTTCTTCACCCGGTCGAAGGAACGTACCTAGAACTGAAAGCCAGAGTGCCTTTCAAAATTGAAAGAGAAAGCCTGGAATTGCCAAAAAAGCCCGACCTGTTGGAGCCAGAAGAGATAAACGGCTACCTGAAAGAGGTTCCCATGAAAGTGGTAGCCGGTACCGTCGGAAACGATGAGCACTCGGTTGGCATAAGGGAGATACTCGATATCAAACATGGCGGCATAGAGAAATATGGTTTTAAATACACATATCTCGGTACGAGTGTGAATCCTGAGAAGTTTATCGATGCGGCCATTGAGACTGGAGCCGACGCCATACTAGTCTCCACTATAATCACCCACAACGATGTTCACATTGATAATATGAAGAAGATTTCGGAGCTCTCGATCGAGAAGGGTGTTAGGGACAAACTCATACTCGTCTCGGGAGGTACGCAAATAACCAATGAACTGGCCGTAGAATGCGGCATGGATGCAGGCTTTGGCAGAGGAACCAAGGGAATACATGTTGCATCTTTCCTGGTTAAAAAAAAGAGAGAGATGAGGAAAGCGGATACAGGTGTAAGTTAA
- a CDS encoding ornithine aminomutase subunit alpha encodes MAIQRPDDFDRRSEHLQRLNDEQLDRLFWELAGKIVDPLVELARTHTSPSIERSVLLRMGMDSFQAGAIVSKALELGLLGKGAGHLVLRYSQYTGKSVEESAKELAQGRGWEELIEIFKRRKENAVAE; translated from the coding sequence ATGGCAATACAGCGACCTGATGATTTCGACCGGAGAAGTGAACATTTACAGCGTCTAAACGACGAGCAGCTCGACAGACTGTTCTGGGAACTGGCCGGAAAGATAGTCGATCCTCTCGTCGAACTCGCAAGAACGCACACAAGCCCTTCGATCGAACGTTCGGTACTCCTGAGAATGGGGATGGACAGCTTTCAAGCCGGGGCGATCGTTTCAAAAGCCTTGGAACTGGGTCTGCTAGGAAAAGGAGCTGGTCACTTGGTATTGAGATACTCTCAATACACTGGTAAAAGCGTAGAAGAATCCGCGAAAGAACTTGCCCAAGGCCGGGGCTGGGAAGAGCTTATCGAGATTTTCAAGAGGAGGAAGGAAAATGCTGTTGCCGAATGA